The following nucleotide sequence is from Cricetulus griseus strain 17A/GY chromosome 9, alternate assembly CriGri-PICRH-1.0, whole genome shotgun sequence.
ataataaacagcAGGTAGGTGATaggtggatgggtagatggatggatggatggatggatggatggatggatggatggatgaggggGGTAGGTGGGTAAAAGCAAAACACCATCAAATTGGGCACACGACTCATCCAATACAAGCGGACTGGGAAGCCGCTGTAAGACAGCCATCTGGAGTTCCCAATCAGGGAGAGTCccaagcagagcagagagcaTCCTCTCAAGCAATACTCCCAGTTGAAAGAGTAGATATCTCTTTCATCTCTCTAACTCTCCACCCTTGACAGAGGGCGCCATATGAGGTTAGGGAGAGGGTGCCTGGACTGgccatctactgtaatcagattggtgattactctgattgtcatcagagagcctttatccagtaactgatggaagcagatgcagagatccacagccaagcactggcccaagctcctggagtccagttgaagagagggaggagggattgtacgAGCTAGTGATGGGGGAAACCCAGAGAGACGGCTGACCCAAGCTTGTGGGGGCTCAGGGACTCTAGAGAAACAGctaaggagcctgcatggaactgacctaagccctctgcatgtgggtgacacttgtgtagctttgtctgtttgtggggctcgtAGTAGTGGGACCTGGATCTGTCTCTgctgcatgagctggctttttgggaTCCATTCCCTTTGGTAGGATGCCTGCCTGATGCTGGATGAAGAGGGGAggggcttagtcctgcctcaacttgatatgccgtgTTCTGTTGGCCCCCATGGGGGCTGCCCCTTTCTGAGGAGGGGATGAGAGGAGAGTAAGGAGGGGTTACTGTGCTCTGTGgtcggtatgtaaaataaattttgaaaattcattaaaaagaGAGCAAATAATGGTTGGGAGGCTATGAGGTCAAACCGCGCTCTCAAACAGCCAGCTGAGAAAGTTGGAGTCAGTTGGAACTCCCTACTGAGTTGTCTCTCCATGGCTGAGTTTGCCATGGTTCTAATTCAGCCTCCTTTTCCCCGCCCCAGGCACTTTTATATCACGGGGTAAACAGTCACAATATCTGGGAGAAATGGTTCACGTACTAGCCGTTCTCCAGGGTGTGGTATTTTTACCCACAAGCTCTTTTATTCTCTTCCTGTTACAGATTTGGGGGTCAGTCTGTTTCCAGACAAGAACCCACAGAAGGCACTTGACAGAGACATGTTTGGGCCTGATGGGGAGTAGGGACCTCCCCACTTGCAGGGCCAGCTTCTGAAATAGCTTGTGACAGCTTAACAGTGGCATCCATTACACACAAATGCAAGCTGTGCTCAAGGGCCAGGGAAAATCTCAAATTAACCATTGTCTGGGCACAGAGTTTACAGATCCCTAAAAACATACATGGTAATCGGGCTAAAGAAACGATGCAGTGGTTAGGAGCAtgccctgctcttgcagaggacctgagttcaattcccagcacccatgtgggacGGCTTATGGCCAGCTGCAACTCAACTCCAGGGGGAGAGGGGAttcaacacctctggcctccactagaaccacccacacacatacacgattAGATATTACTGTTTAAGGGTACAGCCTGAGATTTAAAATATCAAAGTTAGAACATATATGGGTGAATGCTTACCTTTGATGtgttgtggattttttttctcttccgcTCACTGACTCAGGACACTCAAAGATGTATCAAGCTTATCTGAAGAATATGCTGAGCCATGATTGGTCCAGAAAGTTCAAAATCGCGATTGAGTGTTTCGGGAATGAGGACCTCACCCAGGACAACTGCAGCCGTTTATGGAATCTTTTCGTGCCAAAGGCAAATGAGAAGCCACACACCGTGCTCCTGATAGGAATGTCAGGAGTTGGCAAGACAGTGTTCTTGGCCCAGTTAATGCGAGCCTGGTCAGAAGGCCTGATGTTTCAGAACGAATTCTCCTACGTCTTCTACCTGTGCTGTCACGAAATAAAGCAGTTGAAGACGGCGAGCCTGGCCGACCTGTTGTCCAGAGAGTGGCCCAGACCCTCAGCTCCCATAGCAGAAATAGTATCCCAGCCTGCAAAGCTCTTGTTCATCATTGACAGCTTGGAAGGGCTCAATTGTGATTGGTCTGAACCGGAATCGGAGCTGTGTGATAATTGGATGCAGAAGTGTCCCGTGAGTATACTCCTGAGCAGTCTTCTCAGGAGGAAGTtactcccagaatcctctctcctCATCACAGCTACCCCAGAGGCTTTCGAGAAGTTGGGAGACAGGATAGAGTACACAGTTAAGAACTTCGTGACAGGGTTCAATGAGAACAGTAGGAGGTCGTGTTTCCAGAGGGTGTTCCAAGATGAGGACACAGCCCAAGAAGTCTTTACGTTGGTGAGGGAAAACGAACAGTTGTACAATATATGTCACGTTCCTTCACTCTGCTGGATGGTGGCTACTTGTCTAAATGATGAGGTAAAGAGGGGAGGACACCTGAGCGCCGTCTGCCGGTGTACCACCTCCGTGTTCGCCGCTTACGTTCTCAATTTGTTCATTCCCCAAAGTGCTCACTATCCAAGTAAGAAAAGCCAAGCGCTGTTGCGAGGCCTGTGTTCCGTGGCGGCTGAGGGCATGTGGACTGACAACTTTGCCTTTAACCAGAAGGATCTTGAGAAAAACGGGGTCTTCCACTCAGACATCTCCACACTGCTGAACATGAAGATTCTTCTAAAGAGCAGGGACTCCAAGAATCTCTACACATTcttccacccatccatccaggAGTTCTGTGCCGCCCTGTTTTATCTGGTGAACAGCCACGTGGACCACCCTAGTAAAGATGTCCTCTGTGTGGAGACACTCCTGTTTACATTTCTAAAGAAAGTCAGGGTGCAGTGGATCTTCTTGGGCTCCTTCATCTTTGGCCTGCTACACAAGTCAGAACAAGCAAAGCTAGAGGCGTTTTTTGGCTACCAGTTGTCCCAGGAGGTAAAGCAGATGTTGTGTCAGAGCCTGGAAAAGATAAGTGCCGACAAAGAACTTCGGAAACAAATCGATGACATGAAACTGTTTTACTGTCTATTTGAGTTGGAGGATGACGGCTTTGTCACGCAGGTGATGACCTTCCTGCCGCAGATCAAGTTTGTGGCTAAGGAGTATTCTGATCTGATCGTGGCCGCCTACTGCTTGAAGAACTGTTCCACGCTGCAGAATTTATCCATTTCAACCCAAGACATCCTGTGGAAAGAAAACGACCCCATCTATCTGTGAGTCCATCCATTTCACCCCCCCTCGTCGCCCTCTCAGAATCTGCCCTGGGTTGTGTTGATTTCTATAGAACCCTGATTTAATTCTCACCCTGACTGCTTGTCCAGTGCTGAGTGTTCAGGCCAgaaaacacatacagacaaacaacagaaacagactcATCAgattgttagtgtgtgtgtgtatatactgtgtttgtgtctgtgtgtatctgtgtgtatatatatataatatatatgtatatatattatatataatttgtgtgtatgtatacatgtatataagtatttgtatatatgtgtatatatacatatgtgttcataaatgtgtatgtgtgtatgtgaacatatgtgttatatatacatacatgtatacatgtatacatatgcatacatgtgtgtgtattgtgtacatatatgtatatgtgtgcttgtgcatacatatacataaaagaaaaatggtatcAAATACAGAGCAGAGGACATGTCAGTTGGAAGAGgaaaagtgatataattctatttcaattaaacagactttgaaaaatcaatttaaaac
It contains:
- the Nlrp4 gene encoding NACHT, LRR and PYD domains-containing protein 4 isoform X2; translated protein: MASFFSDFGLMWYLKELNKKEFMKFKEVLRQEIAESGLQHIPWNEVKKASREHLANLLVKHYEQKAWDVTFRIFQNINRKDLSERAAEEMAGHSKMYQAYLKNMLSHDWSRKFKIAIECFGNEDLTQDNCSRLWNLFVPKANEKPHTVLLIGMSGVGKTVFLAQLMRAWSEGLMFQNEFSYVFYLCCHEIKQLKTASLADLLSREWPRPSAPIAEIVSQPAKLLFIIDSLEGLNCDWSEPESELCDNWMQKCPVSILLSSLLRRKLLPESSLLITATPEAFEKLGDRIEYTVKNFVTGFNENSRRSCFQRVFQDEDTAQEVFTLVRENEQLYNICHVPSLCWMVATCLNDEVKRGGHLSAVCRCTTSVFAAYVLNLFIPQSAHYPSKKSQALLRGLCSVAAEGMWTDNFAFNQKDLEKNGVFHSDISTLLNMKILLKSRDSKNLYTFFHPSIQEFCAALFYLVNSHVDHPSKDVLCVETLLFTFLKKVRVQWIFLGSFIFGLLHKSEQAKLEAFFGYQLSQEVKQMLCQSLEKISADKELRKQIDDMKLFYCLFELEDDGFVTQVMTFLPQIKFVAKEYSDLIVAAYCLKNCSTLQNLSISTQDILSETQGHPWLRKLLLRWQDLCSVLGSSEQIQVLQVKDTYLDELAFLELYNHLKNPRCAPQTFQVNNVTLWYNQLFFELLTQNHNLHHLDLSLTCLSHSDVKLLYDALNQEECHIEELLLSGCQLSHDDCIIFASILISSKKLRHLNVSYNNLDKGMYLLSKALCHPDCVLKDLVLASCSLSKQCWNYLSDVLKRNKTLSHLDVSSNDLQDEGLKVLCQALSLPDSALKSLFLRRCLITSSGCQYLAEVLSSNQNLISLQVSNNKLEDAGVKLLCEAIKEPNCRLENLGLEACELTGASCEYLVSALSQNETLWAINLLKNALDLRGLAMLFEALNVHGCSPNVLGLQITIPDKETQELLIAEKEKNPYLAILSRV
- the Nlrp4 gene encoding NACHT, LRR and PYD domains-containing protein 4 isoform X3; this translates as MASFFSDFGLMWYLKELNKKEFMKFKEVLRQEIAESGLQHIPWNEVKKASREHLANLLVKHYEQKAWDVTFRIFQNINRKDLSERAAEEMAGHSKMYQAYLKNMLSHDWSRKFKIAIECFGNEDLTQDNCSRLWNLFVPKANEKPHTVLLIGMSGVGKTVFLAQLMRAWSEGLMFQNEFSYVFYLCCHEIKQLKTASLADLLSREWPRPSAPIAEIVSQPAKLLFIIDSLEGLNCDWSEPESELCDNWMQKCPVSILLSSLLRRKLLPESSLLITATPEAFEKLGDRIEYTVKNFVTGFNENSRRSCFQRVFQDEDTAQEVFTLVRENEQLYNICHVPSLCWMVATCLNDEVKRGGHLSAVCRCTTSVFAAYVLNLFIPQSAHYPSKKSQALLRGLCSVAAEGMWTDNFAFNQKDLEKNGVFHSDISTLLNMKILLKSRDSKNLYTFFHPSIQEFCAALFYLVNSHVDHPSKDVLCVETLLFTFLKKVRVQWIFLGSFIFGLLHKSEQAKLEAFFGYQLSQEVKQMLCQSLEKISADKELRKQIDDMKLFYCLFELEDDGFVTQVMTFLPQIKFVAKEYSDLIVAAYCLKNCSTLQNLSISTQDILWKENDPIYLRKLLLRWQDLCSVLGSSEQIQVLQVKDTYLDELAFLELYNHLKNPRCAPQTFQVNNVTLWYNQLFFELLTQNHNLHHLDLSLTCLSHSDVKLLYDALNQEECHIEELLLSGCQLSHDDCIIFASILISSKKLRHLNVSYNNLDKGMYLLSKALCHPDCVLKDLVLASCSLSKQCWNYLSDVLKRNKTLSHLDVSSNDLQDEGLKVLCQALSLPDSALKSLFLRRCLITSSGCQYLAEVLSSNQNLISLQVSNNKLEDAGVKLLCEAIKEPNCRLENLGLEACELTGASCEYLVSALSQNETLWAINLLKNALDLRGLAMLFEALNVHGCSPNVLGLQITIPDKETQELLIAEKEKNPYLAILSRV